From Gammaproteobacteria bacterium:
ATTCGCGCACACTGTTTTCCATCTCTCGATAAAGTTCAAAGATGTTGTCAGCGTAGGTGTAGACTCGTTCCCCTGCGGGAGTCAGGGTTATGCGGTTGTGGGTACGATCGAAGAGGCGGGTATTGAAGTACTCCTCAAGTTGTCGGACCTGAAAGGTAACTGCAGGCTGCGTCATGTGCAGGGCGTCGGCTGCCTTGGTAAAGCTCAGTAACCGAGCAACGGTATGGAACACCTGGAGTCTGCGGTCGGCCATCGTGATATGCCCCTATAAAAAACCAAAATTACCTATAAAAGAAATTATTATAACAGTATCCTGTCTATGGGGAAGACATCCGTTGGGGCTGGTCTGCGCCGATAAGAGTTATAAGTAGATTTAATGATCTGTTGTTAGCGGTCAGGAGATTTTCTGAAACAATAAGTTATTAACTCACTGGCCCAAGTTGTCAGCTATTCATCATTCCGATAGGGATTGCCGGAATCCAGGGCACAGGAACGCAAGTCACCGACAAATCCCACCCGTAGCTTCTGGATTCCAGCAATTCCTGCCGGAAGGGCGGTTGAATGGGGCCATAGGTATACCAATTACACTTAAAAGGTTCCTTATGCTGGGCGGTAATACTAACTCAAAGTTCATTAACGTTAGCATAACGTAAACCTCCAACTTATTGAACCTCAGGTGAGTTTTTCGTATCTCAAGAAAAACGAGAAATGAACTCTGACAGTGGTCAATATAACTGATAAAGAACATTTCTGCATATAATTGATATAGCAACTTGAGTTATCTTAAGAACGCAAGTCAGCCGAGATAAAAAATGGGGAAGTTTATAGATTTATTGGTCACATTGATTATTCTTGCATCGACTGCCGGTTGTTTTTGTACAGAAGAGGCAGATGTGGCCGTTGCCTCTAATTATGGGATCCTTACCAAAGGTAAGTTTTATACACCTTATCACCACTAATCAAAAAAATCTCCCCCCTATAGCGCCGCTGCGTTACAGGTTCCAGAGAAGTTAGGGCTACGGGAACGATTAGAGACCAAACGCGTCGAGGGAGAAAATATTGCTCAGACCTACCAGTTTATCGCTGCGGGCAATGCTGAATTAAGTTCTGTGGCCTTGCCCCAGGTCTATGGTGTGGCGAAAACGGGGACTATTATAGATTATACCACAGGATTTCTACCATTCTATCGTACAACAGGCCGTCGTCCCTACCGTTGGCCAAGAGAACGGCACGGATCGCACCTTTTTGGCATACTTGAAGGGAGAAAATACGTGCACGGTAATTCGTAATTATGGTTATGGCCTACCCTAAAATGGAGAATTCGATAATCGATCCGGGTACTATCGAGGTTCAGCAAAGTCCCCTCGGACCAGCAACTTCCCGTATTGCTGTGGCGCTACTAACCTGCGCGTTGGTTAGGGGACTCCAGCTAAATAGCATATTGGACGGATTCTTCTTTAAAAAGTTCTCTGACTTTCTCTGGCGATTTTTTTAAATCCTCTAAAAGTTGAGTAGCTTTATTTTTTAACTCCTCCACATTACGAATAAGGTGACGCGCAATTCCTTGTGTCTTAATATTGCTCCATACTAGCTCGACAGGATTAAGGTGTGGAGAATAGGTGGGAAGAAAGAATATTTTAACCTTTCCATTTGTCGTCTCCAGATATTCCTTAACTACTTTTGCATGATGGGCAGAATACCCGTCTGTTACAATATAGATGGGGCATGAATTCTCTTGAGCCAAAATTTTTAGATATTCAACAAACGCACCACCATTGAGCGATGAGGGACCTATTTGGAAATGCATCTTTCCTTCAGAAGTTATCGCAGCGATCATATTTATGCGATAACGTCCACCAGTGGAGGGAATTATGGGAGTTAAACCTTCTAGCCCCCAAGTTGTACCCGCGTGATAATCGGTGCGCGCCCCAGCCTCATCAAGAAAATAGATTATAGCACCCTCATTACTTGCCAACTCTTTGATTCTAGGAAACTCTTTGTTAATCCAATTATCTACTGAAAATTGGTCCCTCTCTATCGCACGATATACTGGCCGTTGTGGAGTTAAATTAATGCGGCGCAAAAAACGGCCCACCGCGGAACGACTCATGTAAATAGAAAATTTCCTCTCTATTAATGTCTTTATCATTTCAGTTGTCCATAAGACTGTCGAGAATTCAAAATCCAATGGGGTAAATGCGCACAGCCAGAATACGAGTATTCCTTCTTGCTGTTCATTGATGAAGGATTTTCTTCCAGGGACAGGTTTCGCATTTAACGTAGCTAGACCCATCTCTTTTGCCTTCTTCACCCATTCGTACACCTTCGATCGGTGCATACCGAAAATCTCGCCCACCTCCCTAGGAGACATTCCTTTACGTACAGCTTTTACTGCTTGAAGCCTTATATACTCAAGGGTAGAGTGATCGAGAGAACGTCCATCAGAATTTTTCATAATTTTAGCAATTTCATGTCTTATTTTTTGGTTGGACTAATAATAGATTATTTTTACTTGCTTGTCCCCTAACCAACGCGCAGGTTAGTATACCTGCACTTTTCTGATTTTGCGCTGGAGGTCGCTTTCACCGCACCTGGACGGGGGGTAACCGCATTGTTTGGGGTTTCGGGTTCGGGCAAGACCACGGTGTTGCGTGCCATCGCAGGACTGGAGCGAACGCGGCCAGGACGGGTAATTATCAACGGCGAGGTGTGGCAAGACGAGGAGGCAACGGGAGAAGGTAGGTTTTTACCAACCCACCGCCGTCCCGTGGGAGTTGTGTTTCAGGAAGCGAATCTATTTCCACATCTGACGGTGCGTCGAAATCTAGAATACGGTTTTCACCGTGTACCGATAACCGAGCGGCGAGTGGATTTCTCGGCAGTGGTGGAATGGCTTGGTATTGAGGAATTATTACCACGTTCGCCAATTCGACTTTCTGGTGGTGAGCGCCAGCGTGTAGCCATCGCGCGAGCATTACTTACTT
This genomic window contains:
- a CDS encoding hypothetical protein (Evidence 5 : Unknown function) — encoded protein: MGKFIDLLVTLIILASTAGCFCTEEADVAVASNYGILTKGKFYTPYHH
- a CDS encoding transposase: MKNSDGRSLDHSTLEYIRLQAVKAVRKGMSPREVGEIFGMHRSKVYEWVKKAKEMGLATLNAKPVPGRKSFINEQQEGILVFWLCAFTPLDFEFSTVLWTTEMIKTLIERKFSIYMSRSAVGRFLRRINLTPQRPVYRAIERDQFSVDNWINKEFPRIKELASNEGAIIYFLDEAGARTDYHAGTTWGLEGLTPIIPSTGGRYRINMIAAITSEGKMHFQIGPSSLNGGAFVEYLKILAQENSCPIYIVTDGYSAHHAKVVKEYLETTNGKVKIFFLPTYSPHLNPVELVWSNIKTQGIARHLIRNVEELKNKATQLLEDLKKSPEKVRELFKEESVQYAI